From a single Endozoicomonas euniceicola genomic region:
- a CDS encoding 4Fe-4S single cluster domain-containing protein: MFGTCLNIAHIQPSSQIYGPGDRFVIWLQGCTLACKGCWNTAMWPHKANQLIEREELIKEIIAERDIAGITLLGGEPLQQTNNLYWLLESLSESSLDVMLYTGYELTELASMPVAQQVLAHVDILVAGRYREELRNPSLLWRGSTNQKIHFLSPKYDRTIIKECNQVEIHIDEFGGLVELGYPEEC, from the coding sequence ATGTTTGGCACATGTCTGAATATTGCTCATATACAACCATCGAGCCAGATATATGGACCTGGAGATCGGTTTGTTATCTGGCTCCAAGGATGCACGTTAGCTTGCAAGGGATGCTGGAACACTGCGATGTGGCCGCATAAGGCTAATCAGCTCATTGAAAGGGAAGAACTGATCAAAGAAATCATTGCAGAACGCGATATTGCCGGGATAACCCTGCTGGGAGGTGAACCTCTCCAACAGACCAATAATCTCTATTGGCTGTTAGAGTCTCTTTCTGAGAGTTCTCTTGATGTAATGCTTTATACAGGCTACGAGCTCACTGAGCTAGCCAGTATGCCTGTTGCTCAACAAGTATTAGCCCACGTAGATATTTTAGTTGCTGGTCGTTACCGAGAAGAATTGCGAAATCCATCGTTGCTCTGGCGCGGGTCAACAAACCAGAAAATTCATTTTCTTAGCCCAAAATATGACCGAACTATTATAAAAGAGTGTAATCAAGTTGAGATTCATATTGATGAGTTTGGTGGGCTAGTTGAGCTAGGGTATCCAGAAGAGTGTTAA
- the istB gene encoding IS21-like element helper ATPase IstB — protein MTNQTLARLRGLRLNGMADALNLQREQPGTYEELGFEERLALLIDQEDADRSNKRLARLLRAARFKLAATLEDIDYEQPRGITKAQMATLVTCDWLNRKQNLLITGPCGTGKSWLGCAFGHGACLKGYSVRYFRTSRLLEAMTIGHGDGSYTKQLKQLAKVDLLILDDWGLEPLTQSQRNDLLEIMDDRHNQSSTIVTSQLPVSKWHDSIGDATLADAILDRLTHNAHRLKLKGESMRKIRAKLEEREHSG, from the coding sequence ATGACCAATCAAACCCTGGCACGCCTGCGTGGCCTGCGACTGAACGGTATGGCCGACGCCCTCAATCTGCAGCGGGAACAGCCCGGCACTTATGAGGAGCTTGGCTTTGAAGAACGACTGGCATTGCTTATTGATCAGGAGGACGCCGACCGCAGCAACAAACGGCTGGCTCGCCTGCTCAGGGCAGCCCGGTTCAAACTGGCTGCCACGCTGGAGGATATTGATTATGAGCAGCCCAGAGGCATTACGAAAGCACAGATGGCGACACTGGTCACTTGCGACTGGCTGAACCGAAAACAAAACCTGTTAATTACCGGTCCCTGCGGCACGGGTAAAAGCTGGCTGGGCTGTGCCTTTGGGCATGGGGCCTGCCTGAAAGGCTACAGCGTACGGTACTTCCGGACTTCCAGGCTGCTGGAAGCGATGACCATTGGCCATGGTGACGGCAGTTACACCAAGCAACTTAAACAGCTGGCAAAAGTCGACCTGCTGATACTGGATGACTGGGGTCTGGAACCACTGACCCAGAGCCAGCGCAATGACTTGCTGGAGATCATGGATGACCGCCACAACCAGAGCTCCACCATAGTGACCAGCCAGCTTCCGGTGTCGAAATGGCATGACAGTATCGGTGATGCGACTTTGGCAGACGCGATTCTGGATCGACTGACACATAACGCCCACCGGCTGAAACTCAAGGGAGAGTCTATGAGAAAAATCAGGGCAAAACTGGAAGAGCGTGAACACTCAGGCTAA
- a CDS encoding transposase codes for MHLPQKFVHFYPQLSLKSPFFIQFLKTGHRFEPWINDCPLTYKSPNAPQKVDVIGSLMLSILSGHKRYAHIGTIIGDKVNAQLLGMKKIVSDDSARRGLKKIDEDEGVEWMQKHLHLCFDPLLTIPWIMDVDVTVKTIYGHQEGAVNGYNPHKKGRPSHTYHSYMMANLKLILEVEVRPGNQSQSKYSLPGLMELLNRLPKRCWPEFVRGDCDWGSDRVMSELEDAGCHYLFKMKKHDNVKKAIGNAHCSGGWVKYDNHWEGKESVIKLSGWKKERRIIIVRRRRPENEIPMLEKGIKERQQTLALIEEPENIKAYEYSVLVTSLDNDIVSIINHYRNRADCENNFDEIKNQWGWGGYVTKDMARCRMLARMVALVYNWWTLYVRLSNPDSHKESITSRPLLMSSIGKLTHSGNQKKIKLTSQHRWMYKIAKLQSELCDFFDSIKSIAPQLNPINAWCRILTKAVSKFLKKGQVITMQPLIRSG; via the coding sequence GTGCATCTACCTCAAAAATTTGTTCATTTCTACCCACAGTTATCCCTGAAGAGCCCTTTTTTTATACAGTTTTTAAAAACAGGTCACCGATTTGAACCCTGGATTAACGATTGCCCACTAACTTATAAAAGCCCAAACGCCCCTCAAAAAGTGGATGTGATTGGCTCATTAATGCTTTCCATTCTTTCAGGACATAAACGCTATGCGCATATCGGAACAATTATTGGTGATAAAGTAAACGCTCAGTTGCTCGGGATGAAAAAAATTGTCAGCGATGATTCTGCCAGGCGTGGTTTAAAGAAGATTGACGAAGATGAAGGCGTTGAATGGATGCAAAAACACCTCCATCTCTGTTTTGATCCGTTATTAACCATTCCATGGATTATGGATGTTGATGTTACCGTGAAAACCATTTATGGGCATCAGGAAGGAGCGGTTAATGGCTATAACCCACATAAGAAAGGGAGACCCTCTCATACTTACCACTCATATATGATGGCTAATCTTAAATTAATACTGGAAGTTGAAGTCAGACCCGGAAATCAAAGTCAAAGTAAATACTCTTTACCCGGTTTAATGGAGCTATTAAATCGACTTCCAAAACGCTGCTGGCCTGAATTTGTTCGTGGTGATTGTGATTGGGGAAGTGACCGGGTAATGAGCGAATTGGAAGATGCTGGTTGTCATTATCTTTTTAAAATGAAGAAGCACGACAACGTTAAGAAAGCCATAGGGAATGCGCACTGTAGCGGAGGATGGGTAAAATACGACAACCATTGGGAGGGAAAAGAATCCGTAATTAAACTGTCAGGTTGGAAAAAAGAAAGACGCATAATTATTGTTCGAAGACGGCGTCCTGAAAATGAAATACCGATGTTGGAAAAAGGAATAAAAGAACGTCAACAAACGTTAGCATTAATAGAAGAGCCAGAAAATATAAAAGCTTACGAGTATTCGGTTCTGGTCACATCTCTTGATAATGATATAGTCTCGATCATTAATCATTATCGCAATAGGGCTGACTGTGAAAATAACTTTGATGAAATCAAAAACCAATGGGGCTGGGGCGGTTATGTAACAAAAGATATGGCAAGATGTCGAATGCTGGCCCGAATGGTTGCCTTGGTTTACAACTGGTGGACGCTATACGTTCGATTGAGTAATCCGGACTCCCATAAAGAATCAATTACCAGCCGTCCCTTATTAATGAGTTCAATTGGCAAGCTGACCCACTCTGGCAACCAAAAGAAAATAAAGCTGACAAGCCAGCATCGATGGATGTATAAAATTGCGAAATTACAAAGTGAACTGTGTGATTTTTTTGATTCAATCAAAAGTATCGCACCGCAGTTGAATCCAATTAACGCATGGTGTCGTATTTTAACGAAAGCGGTCTCAAAATTTTTGAAAAAAGGGCAGGTTATTACGATGCAACCATTAATTCGATCGGGCTAA
- a CDS encoding DUF2997 domain-containing protein: protein MAEQKIILVIDEEGAVSAKTFGFEGETCLEALDEILDETPVTSIKTTDEYLKKVKVNKTNTIKQGRDK, encoded by the coding sequence ATGGCTGAACAAAAAATTATTCTTGTTATAGATGAAGAAGGGGCGGTCAGTGCCAAAACCTTTGGCTTTGAGGGAGAAACCTGCCTTGAAGCGCTTGATGAAATTCTTGATGAGACCCCGGTTACTTCAATCAAAACCACCGATGAGTATCTTAAGAAAGTAAAAGTGAACAAGACGAATACAATCAAGCAGGGAAGAGATAAATGA
- a CDS encoding DEAD/DEAH box helicase family protein has product MLNCYLTALDASSEHWAEEVDKSFEPFRRYLKNAEEALRKKEVTCEWERLPVPGVLQLCQPLYQVHPTTRIELIPENEGWYEVTGSPDGVDLIKEFEPDFEELVTVGRGADRQKIKVSEQQYNHTGDQILLKLNASAIVNRIVWCGDILDIKPLTQELTDNLELTQELTTYQAKRESENCYRIQGVIDASLPLFFQQQDVKFRVLSEPSLPDNIIRHGSDLFMVGEKKEHSSVQFRKVTDKAFLKDCFVSDLCTEDGYQLPDEWYLDEQNRLVTGDDPLPDFLTHRHYPGLRISVRSISDSEPWIQLIGLDHGEETASQDPLEYFFDDQIDIYDPAIKGKNTQFYCVKNARPDERQIILGRGKDKKKAAPLYPKGKQLKVRVNTLALKRQKDAITRLKMTPAREHKPLLDLIRNRDSYNWPLFNPVSEKEIDWSVLTNMDFDGCDRQREFVCKALATPDFAILDGPPGTGKTTTILELIVQLIKQGKRVLLTASTHAAINNVLERIDELDCKQGIYPLRIGDENRATGVEHHQYDRVLDSFSENLGHLDCKRLLVDSSNLVCGTTMGILRLLGDTKFDFERGIPPFDVMIIDECSKTTFAEFLVPARYAKSWILVGDVKQLSPFTERDQITANLKHLVLRPAFNKQKEQILSAELQRACFLLNELKTYQKGRWGYHERIIVPVSSGELRAIAAEIEARHSERDGHIYSDIGLVGHAVGAINEKSLRSSPWNVYQYNLIFCEERLLSDYRDYLPADSIVFGENWCNSAHAYRHFARHDGEHNFKIKRSDIMRYSHEIHEQWCDHEQKSSWADEVVWRLEREYWLRFLTPGKRTRRRGNKNNKAKAMKDQLERLMPRSISATGRVYQLRNMAFPSILEALSGSGTLKTRAENPNTLNQGFNFKEKQCRHTTLTYQHRMHPDISCFPREQFYSDHSGTQSLLDGRFTESDRFWEWRRYPKRAVWADVEGKVYKNSNVAEVNTILSGLKDFCSWANQQGVVGDHSVAILTFYRKQESLLRSKLQDLTREKRHARFTYKGVNIKLNTVDFFQGQEADLVYLSMVNTNRDGFLDSPNRLNVSLTRARYQLVVVGKKDYFANNSPSAELSSLARSLMPAL; this is encoded by the coding sequence GTGCTTAATTGCTACCTGACTGCACTAGATGCATCCTCCGAACACTGGGCAGAGGAAGTTGACAAGTCTTTTGAACCGTTCAGGCGGTATCTTAAAAATGCTGAGGAAGCTTTACGAAAAAAAGAAGTGACCTGTGAGTGGGAGAGGCTTCCTGTTCCGGGTGTACTTCAGCTTTGTCAGCCTTTATATCAGGTTCATCCAACAACCCGTATAGAGCTTATTCCTGAGAATGAAGGATGGTATGAAGTAACTGGCAGTCCCGACGGGGTGGATCTGATCAAAGAATTTGAACCTGACTTTGAAGAACTAGTCACTGTTGGTCGGGGCGCTGATCGTCAGAAAATCAAAGTATCAGAGCAACAATATAACCATACTGGCGATCAAATCCTGCTGAAGTTGAATGCTAGCGCTATAGTGAATCGCATTGTCTGGTGTGGCGATATCCTGGATATTAAACCACTTACTCAGGAGTTAACGGACAATCTGGAGCTAACGCAAGAACTTACGACCTATCAGGCCAAAAGAGAAAGTGAAAATTGCTATCGTATTCAGGGTGTTATAGATGCTTCTCTGCCACTTTTTTTTCAACAGCAGGACGTGAAGTTTCGTGTGCTTTCGGAACCCTCCCTTCCAGACAATATTATAAGACATGGCTCTGACCTATTCATGGTGGGAGAAAAAAAGGAACATTCAAGTGTTCAATTCAGAAAGGTGACTGACAAGGCTTTTCTTAAAGATTGCTTTGTCTCAGATCTCTGTACAGAAGACGGTTACCAGTTACCAGACGAATGGTACTTAGATGAACAGAATAGACTGGTTACTGGAGATGATCCGCTACCTGATTTTTTGACTCATCGCCACTATCCAGGCCTGAGAATTTCAGTAAGGAGTATCAGTGACTCTGAACCTTGGATACAGCTGATTGGTCTGGATCATGGTGAAGAGACTGCCAGCCAGGATCCGCTGGAATATTTTTTTGATGATCAGATTGATATTTATGATCCTGCAATTAAAGGCAAAAACACTCAATTTTACTGTGTGAAAAATGCGCGGCCAGACGAAAGGCAAATTATTCTGGGGCGAGGAAAAGATAAGAAAAAGGCAGCTCCCCTCTACCCGAAAGGAAAGCAGCTTAAAGTCAGAGTTAATACATTGGCTCTGAAACGTCAGAAAGACGCGATCACCCGGCTAAAAATGACACCTGCTCGTGAACACAAACCTCTCCTTGACTTGATCCGAAATCGAGATTCATACAACTGGCCATTGTTCAACCCTGTTTCTGAGAAGGAAATAGACTGGTCAGTTTTAACCAATATGGATTTTGATGGGTGTGACAGGCAACGTGAGTTTGTTTGTAAAGCACTCGCAACTCCCGACTTCGCTATCCTTGATGGACCTCCTGGAACGGGAAAGACGACCACCATACTTGAGCTGATAGTTCAGTTGATCAAACAGGGTAAGAGAGTCCTGCTTACAGCATCGACCCATGCTGCTATCAATAATGTTCTTGAACGAATCGACGAACTGGATTGCAAGCAAGGTATTTATCCGCTTCGTATTGGTGATGAAAATCGGGCAACAGGTGTTGAGCATCATCAGTATGACAGAGTTCTGGATTCATTCTCGGAGAATCTTGGTCATCTGGACTGTAAAAGGCTATTAGTGGACTCCTCAAATCTGGTGTGTGGCACGACCATGGGGATATTACGGCTACTTGGTGACACAAAGTTTGATTTTGAGCGGGGAATACCTCCTTTCGACGTCATGATCATCGATGAATGCAGTAAAACCACTTTTGCAGAGTTTCTGGTTCCAGCACGCTATGCCAAGAGTTGGATACTGGTAGGTGACGTCAAGCAACTTTCACCTTTTACCGAGAGGGATCAAATCACGGCCAACCTGAAACACTTGGTTCTCAGGCCTGCTTTTAATAAACAAAAAGAGCAGATTCTTTCTGCTGAGTTACAAAGAGCCTGCTTTTTACTGAATGAATTAAAAACATATCAAAAAGGCCGTTGGGGATACCACGAAAGAATAATAGTACCAGTGAGCAGTGGTGAGCTAAGGGCAATAGCTGCTGAAATTGAAGCGAGGCATTCAGAACGGGATGGGCATATTTACAGCGACATAGGTCTGGTTGGCCACGCTGTTGGTGCTATCAATGAGAAGAGTTTGAGAAGTAGCCCCTGGAATGTATATCAATACAACCTGATTTTTTGTGAAGAGAGGCTATTGAGCGACTACAGAGATTACTTGCCTGCTGACTCTATAGTCTTTGGTGAGAACTGGTGCAACTCAGCTCATGCTTATCGGCATTTTGCCCGGCATGATGGAGAGCATAATTTCAAAATCAAGCGTTCCGATATAATGCGCTACTCTCATGAAATTCATGAGCAGTGGTGTGATCATGAGCAGAAAAGCAGTTGGGCTGACGAAGTTGTCTGGCGCCTGGAGCGTGAATACTGGCTTAGATTTCTGACACCAGGCAAAAGAACCAGAAGGCGAGGTAATAAAAATAATAAGGCGAAAGCCATGAAAGACCAGCTCGAAAGATTGATGCCTCGATCAATATCTGCCACAGGTCGTGTGTACCAGTTGCGAAACATGGCTTTTCCATCAATTCTGGAAGCACTTTCTGGTTCAGGAACGCTGAAAACAAGAGCCGAAAATCCGAACACTTTGAATCAAGGATTTAACTTCAAAGAAAAGCAGTGCCGTCATACGACACTAACCTACCAGCATCGGATGCACCCTGACATATCGTGCTTTCCCCGTGAACAGTTTTATTCGGATCACAGTGGCACTCAATCGCTCTTGGACGGACGATTCACTGAATCAGATCGGTTCTGGGAATGGCGACGGTATCCAAAGCGGGCGGTTTGGGCCGATGTTGAAGGCAAAGTATACAAAAACAGTAATGTTGCCGAGGTGAATACCATTTTGAGCGGCCTTAAAGATTTTTGCTCTTGGGCAAATCAACAAGGCGTGGTAGGTGACCATAGTGTTGCAATCCTGACTTTCTATCGAAAGCAAGAGAGTCTGTTGCGTAGCAAGTTGCAGGATCTGACCAGAGAAAAAAGACATGCCAGATTTACCTACAAAGGGGTAAACATAAAGCTCAATACAGTTGATTTTTTTCAGGGGCAAGAGGCTGATTTGGTATACCTGTCCATGGTTAATACAAACAGAGATGGCTTTTTAGACAGCCCGAACAGGCTCAATGTATCTCTCACACGAGCCCGGTACCAGTTGGTTGTGGTAGGGAAAAAAGATTACTTTGCCAATAACTCCCCTTCCGCAGAACTCAGTTCTTTGGCACGGTCGTTAATGCCTGCCCTTTAG
- a CDS encoding AAA family ATPase, translating to MSELFSDSVTTNIRAGAPIIQIIGHDTLRIHAVCLEAAQETNRTLYIWNRCRGIREFQGTSEQLIKENINQLPELLDWYLSESFEPDDFSDAPDAEQSNSILLIEDIHAELEQADPSLISQLRSYALQKSRLELTDQAIILSQPVSCLPVELQKDTQVLSMPLPDREEIKTLIEATKEHYGIDDRDFDESARLIDAALGLSTSEAQLAFAKVAVAKGRLTEAEVDLVVSEKEQVIRKSGLLEYFHPQFALEDVGGLQNLKSWLNRRSEAFSENARKCGLEYPKGVLMLGLPGTGKSLTAKAVSSSWQLPLLRLDMGKVFGGIVGQSEENIRNALQVAETISPCILWVDEIEKALSGMQSSGSTDGGTTSRVLGTFLTWMQEKTSPVFVLATANHIEMLPPELLRKGRVDEIFFVDLPTCEERKDILSIHLRRRDRGDALSDDNLNRLASISKGFTGAELEEAVKEAMFMAFSDDRPLQWTDIERAIQSTSPLSVTMQETILDTREWIKGRAVPASAVKPDPLPEAKDKSDVRPRLIQEGKNPFVKNNK from the coding sequence ATGTCGGAGTTGTTCAGCGACAGCGTCACAACGAACATAAGGGCAGGAGCGCCGATTATTCAAATTATCGGACACGATACATTAAGAATTCATGCAGTATGCCTTGAGGCTGCACAGGAAACAAACAGAACCCTTTACATCTGGAACCGATGCCGAGGGATACGAGAATTTCAAGGGACTTCCGAGCAACTTATAAAGGAAAATATCAATCAGTTACCAGAGCTTTTAGATTGGTATCTCTCTGAATCTTTCGAACCTGATGACTTCTCTGATGCACCAGATGCAGAGCAATCTAACAGCATACTCTTGATTGAAGATATCCATGCAGAGCTTGAACAGGCAGACCCGTCACTCATCTCCCAACTCAGAAGCTACGCCCTCCAAAAGAGCCGTCTGGAACTGACTGACCAGGCAATTATTTTATCTCAGCCTGTTTCGTGCTTGCCCGTTGAATTGCAGAAAGATACTCAGGTGTTATCTATGCCCCTGCCAGACCGGGAGGAGATTAAAACCCTTATAGAGGCAACCAAAGAGCACTATGGCATCGATGATAGGGATTTTGATGAAAGTGCGAGACTTATTGATGCCGCTTTGGGACTGTCTACTTCAGAAGCTCAGCTTGCATTTGCCAAGGTAGCTGTAGCCAAAGGGCGTCTCACAGAGGCAGAAGTTGATCTTGTTGTTTCTGAGAAAGAGCAGGTTATCAGGAAGTCTGGACTGCTTGAGTATTTTCATCCTCAGTTTGCTCTTGAAGATGTGGGCGGTCTTCAAAACCTAAAGAGCTGGCTTAACCGTCGCAGTGAGGCGTTTTCTGAAAATGCGAGGAAGTGCGGACTTGAGTACCCCAAAGGAGTTTTAATGCTTGGACTCCCTGGTACTGGTAAAAGCCTCACAGCCAAAGCTGTTTCCAGCAGTTGGCAACTACCCCTCTTACGGCTTGACATGGGTAAAGTGTTCGGAGGCATTGTTGGCCAATCTGAAGAAAATATCCGAAATGCACTGCAAGTAGCAGAAACGATTTCCCCCTGTATTCTCTGGGTGGATGAAATAGAAAAAGCTTTATCCGGAATGCAAAGTTCTGGAAGTACGGATGGGGGAACTACTTCACGGGTACTCGGTACTTTCCTGACGTGGATGCAGGAAAAAACCAGCCCGGTTTTTGTTCTTGCAACAGCCAACCACATTGAAATGTTGCCTCCTGAACTTCTCCGAAAAGGGCGTGTTGATGAAATTTTCTTTGTTGATTTACCGACTTGTGAGGAGCGTAAGGATATTTTAAGTATCCATTTGCGTAGAAGGGATCGTGGTGATGCTCTATCCGATGATAATTTGAATAGGCTGGCTTCTATAAGCAAAGGTTTCACTGGTGCTGAGCTTGAAGAGGCTGTGAAGGAAGCCATGTTCATGGCTTTCAGTGATGACCGGCCATTACAGTGGACTGATATTGAGCGAGCTATTCAGTCTACCTCACCATTATCCGTGACTATGCAGGAAACGATCCTGGATACTCGCGAATGGATAAAAGGGAGGGCTGTTCCAGCAAGTGCTGTTAAGCCAGATCCACTGCCAGAGGCTAAAGACAAATCTGATGTGCGCCCCAGATTAATTCAGGAAGGTAAAAATCCTTTTGTGAAAAATAATAAATAA
- a CDS encoding coiled-coil domain-containing protein, translating to MIAPLERTFSVSYRDERLKNVFVFNSAEKDATGSYRDDYFQAGESSELLDELATCQVEDSLFIAADIIRDTDAIRYIGNLADNNVQVFLFLTECEENNLAIDALSGRCCIRTGSQQHGMILIGDYHSKSAWSRVCSSGFVEKGYQYSLALETDQIDEYYRLFCHLFWFEANNEYLESGRRQPASKAPVETIDLLHRNILSGPLTHSLHTALEHPAKLFTNGGYDQNIVWQEFDHTELNLQESELLLAFNAIEQGQLQRVIERYGDIHLLSRDDLPQVLISEEEAWLLPLRYSKTDVIWAVKLSENQRRSVDDYHLELLANGYWRLKKEIAVDDITSPIRYVDNIDEELQCKELLSITLEDFECRSFAEFESDNAQELTKDQSVFNRSRLAREIEYQVVIHPPYLPGQAERDALVLAWERIQKRWDNEVCDLNVQVARMEAEQSKIKDNLLGYMKQFFLGRDRERSQLKKEIDHLESICLSELSPSYRKENVALLNQLRSKLVESALSLANETDKAQQLEHWEQEKLKIDTRLEQCDQKRAKIQQDMEAFLYTRNEKKAAAEHVFLESWKELFDKYFTAINSNEIARDSKRDDIEIWISNNSRQLNKVLKKQSKTTSGDLVKEASKSSKKQQRKEQEQAKKRLEQIPRAYKVTISNLAEREQKLQQGLDQVSKEQERLGEELSTHQQSRNSIKGKAKESFLSKLLSKGKREADVAFSIDFPEEDLPDIGQLYMSKGKRYLAIAPDDDSELAKRTAMRLRASLVLKKGEAANG from the coding sequence ATGATTGCGCCACTGGAACGTACCTTCTCGGTCAGTTATCGGGATGAGCGATTGAAAAATGTATTCGTTTTTAACTCGGCTGAGAAAGATGCGACTGGTTCATATAGGGATGACTACTTCCAAGCAGGAGAAAGCTCTGAGCTATTGGATGAGCTGGCTACCTGTCAGGTAGAGGATAGTTTATTTATTGCTGCTGACATTATCCGCGATACAGATGCAATCAGGTATATTGGTAATCTTGCTGATAACAATGTGCAGGTTTTTCTCTTTTTGACTGAGTGTGAAGAAAACAATCTTGCAATTGATGCGCTGTCTGGCCGGTGTTGCATCCGTACAGGTAGTCAGCAACACGGCATGATACTTATTGGGGACTATCACTCAAAATCAGCATGGAGCAGGGTGTGCTCTTCCGGGTTTGTTGAAAAAGGCTACCAGTACAGCCTTGCGCTGGAAACTGACCAGATTGATGAGTATTACCGACTTTTCTGTCACCTTTTCTGGTTTGAAGCTAATAACGAATATCTAGAATCCGGGCGAAGACAGCCGGCCAGTAAAGCGCCTGTCGAGACCATTGACCTGCTTCACCGCAATATTTTATCTGGCCCTCTCACTCATAGCCTGCATACTGCACTTGAACATCCGGCAAAGCTATTTACTAATGGTGGATATGATCAAAATATTGTATGGCAAGAATTTGATCATACAGAACTGAATTTGCAAGAAAGCGAACTTCTCTTAGCTTTTAATGCCATCGAACAAGGACAGTTGCAGCGGGTAATAGAGCGATATGGTGATATACATTTACTTTCCCGTGATGACTTGCCTCAGGTGTTAATTTCTGAAGAAGAGGCCTGGTTATTGCCTCTGCGCTACAGTAAAACTGATGTTATCTGGGCAGTAAAGTTATCTGAAAATCAGCGCCGTTCCGTCGATGATTACCACCTTGAACTCTTGGCCAATGGTTATTGGAGGCTGAAAAAAGAAATTGCTGTTGATGATATTACCAGCCCTATTCGATATGTAGACAATATTGATGAAGAACTGCAGTGCAAAGAGCTCTTAAGTATCACGCTTGAGGATTTTGAATGCAGATCTTTTGCTGAGTTTGAGTCTGATAATGCCCAGGAGCTGACGAAAGATCAGTCTGTTTTTAATCGTTCCAGACTGGCTAGGGAAATTGAGTATCAGGTAGTGATTCATCCTCCTTACTTACCTGGGCAGGCTGAAAGAGATGCGTTGGTACTCGCTTGGGAGAGAATTCAGAAACGTTGGGATAATGAGGTTTGCGACCTGAATGTTCAGGTTGCTCGTATGGAGGCTGAGCAAAGCAAAATTAAGGACAATCTGCTTGGCTATATGAAACAATTTTTCCTCGGAAGGGATCGAGAAAGATCACAACTGAAAAAAGAAATAGATCACCTCGAATCGATATGCCTTTCTGAATTATCCCCTTCGTACAGGAAGGAAAATGTTGCCCTTTTGAATCAGCTCCGGAGCAAGCTAGTTGAAAGTGCCTTATCCCTTGCGAATGAGACTGACAAAGCACAGCAGTTAGAACATTGGGAGCAAGAAAAACTGAAAATTGACACCCGGCTGGAGCAGTGTGATCAGAAAAGAGCCAAGATTCAGCAAGACATGGAGGCGTTTCTCTACACCCGAAATGAGAAGAAAGCCGCCGCTGAACATGTTTTTCTTGAGAGTTGGAAAGAGTTGTTTGATAAATATTTCACTGCGATTAACTCTAATGAAATAGCTCGAGACTCGAAAAGAGACGATATTGAGATCTGGATTTCCAATAATAGCCGGCAGTTGAATAAGGTTTTAAAAAAGCAGAGTAAAACTACTTCAGGTGACCTCGTAAAAGAGGCGAGCAAATCGAGTAAAAAGCAGCAACGTAAGGAACAGGAACAAGCAAAAAAACGGCTTGAGCAAATTCCAAGAGCCTATAAAGTAACTATAAGCAACCTTGCCGAAAGAGAGCAGAAACTGCAACAAGGACTCGATCAGGTTAGTAAAGAGCAGGAACGGTTGGGAGAAGAGCTATCGACCCATCAGCAGTCTCGCAATTCAATCAAAGGAAAGGCAAAAGAGAGTTTTCTTTCAAAGCTTCTGTCCAAAGGAAAAAGAGAAGCTGATGTTGCTTTTTCTATTGATTTTCCTGAAGAGGATTTGCCTGATATAGGTCAGCTCTACATGTCAAAGGGTAAGCGCTATCTCGCGATTGCACCAGATGATGATTCAGAGTTGGCGAAGCGCACAGCTATGCGATTAAGGGCATCTTTGGTTCTTAAAAAAGGGGAAGCTGCGAATGGCTGA